A section of the Symphalangus syndactylus isolate Jambi chromosome 19, NHGRI_mSymSyn1-v2.1_pri, whole genome shotgun sequence genome encodes:
- the LEFTY2 gene encoding left-right determination factor 2 isoform X1, translated as MRPLWLCWALWVLPLASLGAALTGEQLLGSLLRQLQLSEVPVLDRADMEKLVIPDHVRAQYVALLRRSHGDRSRGKRFSQSFREVAGRFLASEASTHLLVFSMEQRLPPNSELVQAVLRLFQEPVPKAALHRHGRLSPRSARARVTVEWLRVRDDGSNRTSLIDSRLVSVHESGWKAFDVTEAVNFWQQLSRPRQPLLLQVSVQREHLGPLASGAHKLVRFASQGAPAGLGEPQLELQTLDLGDYGAQGDCDPEAPVTEGTRCCRQEMYIDLQGMKWAENWVLEPPGFLAYECVGTCQQPPEALAFNWPFLGPRQCIASETASLPVIVSIKEGGRTRPLVVSLPNMRVQKCSCASDGALVPRRLQP; from the exons ATGCGGCCCCTGTGGCTCTGCTGGGCACTCTGGGTGCTGCCCCTGGCCAGCCTCGGGGCGGCCCTGACCGGGGAGCAGCTCTTGGGCAGCCTGCTGCGGCAACTGCAGCTCAGCGAGGTGCCCGTACTGGACAGAGCTGACATGGAGAAGCTGGTCATCCCCGACCATGTGAGGGCCCAGTATGTGGCCCTGCTGCGGCGCAGCCACGGGGACCGCTCCCGCGGGAAGAGGTTCAGCCAGAGCTTCCGAG AGGTGGCCGGCAGGTTCCTGGCGTCAGAGGCCAGCACGCACCTGCTGGTGTTCAGCATGGAGCAGCGGCTGCCGCCCAATAGCGAGCTGGTGCAGGCCGTGCTGCGGCTCTTCCAGGAGCCAGTCCCCAAGGCCGCGCTGCACAGGCACGGGCGGCTGTCCCCGCGCAGCGCCCGGGCCCGGGTGACCGTCGAGTGGTTGCGCGTCCGCGACGACGGCTCCAACCGCACCTCCCTCATCGACTCCAG GCTGGTGTCCGTCCACGAGAGCGGCTGGAAGGCCTTCGACGTGACCGAGGCCGTGAACTTCTGGCAGCAGCTGAGCCGGCCCCGACAGCCGCTGCTGCTACAGGTGTCGGTGCAGAGGGAGCATCTGGGCCCGCTGGCGTCAGGCGCCCACAAGCTGGTCCGCTTTGCCTCGCAGGGGGCGCCAGCCGGGCTTGGGGAGCCCCAGCTGGAGCTGCAGACCCTGGACCTTGGGGACTATGG AGCTCAGGGCGACTGTGACCCTGAAGCACCAGTGACCGAGGGCACCCGCTGCTGCCGCCAGGAGATGTATATTGACCTGCAGGGGATGAAGTGGGCCGAGAACTGGGTGCTGGAGCCCCCGGGCTTCCTGGCTTATGAGTGTGTGGGTACCTGCCAGCAGCCTCCGGAGGCCCTGGCCTTCAATTGGCCATTTCTGGGGCCTCGACAGTGCATCGCCTCGGAGACTGCCTCACTGCCCGTGATCGTCAGCatcaaggagggaggcaggaccaGGCCCCTGGTggtcagcctgcccaacatgaggGTGCAGAAGTGCAGCTGTGCCTCGGATGGGGCGCTCGTGCCAAGGAGGCTCCAGCCATAG
- the LEFTY2 gene encoding left-right determination factor 2 isoform X2, with the protein MRPLWLCWALWVLPLASLGAALTGEQLLGSLLRQLQLSEVPVLDRADMEKLVIPDHVRAQYVALLRRSHGDRSRGKRFSQSFREVAGRFLASEAALHRHGRLSPRSARARVTVEWLRVRDDGSNRTSLIDSRLVSVHESGWKAFDVTEAVNFWQQLSRPRQPLLLQVSVQREHLGPLASGAHKLVRFASQGAPAGLGEPQLELQTLDLGDYGAQGDCDPEAPVTEGTRCCRQEMYIDLQGMKWAENWVLEPPGFLAYECVGTCQQPPEALAFNWPFLGPRQCIASETASLPVIVSIKEGGRTRPLVVSLPNMRVQKCSCASDGALVPRRLQP; encoded by the exons ATGCGGCCCCTGTGGCTCTGCTGGGCACTCTGGGTGCTGCCCCTGGCCAGCCTCGGGGCGGCCCTGACCGGGGAGCAGCTCTTGGGCAGCCTGCTGCGGCAACTGCAGCTCAGCGAGGTGCCCGTACTGGACAGAGCTGACATGGAGAAGCTGGTCATCCCCGACCATGTGAGGGCCCAGTATGTGGCCCTGCTGCGGCGCAGCCACGGGGACCGCTCCCGCGGGAAGAGGTTCAGCCAGAGCTTCCGAG AGGTGGCCGGCAGGTTCCTGGCGTCAGAG GCCGCGCTGCACAGGCACGGGCGGCTGTCCCCGCGCAGCGCCCGGGCCCGGGTGACCGTCGAGTGGTTGCGCGTCCGCGACGACGGCTCCAACCGCACCTCCCTCATCGACTCCAG GCTGGTGTCCGTCCACGAGAGCGGCTGGAAGGCCTTCGACGTGACCGAGGCCGTGAACTTCTGGCAGCAGCTGAGCCGGCCCCGACAGCCGCTGCTGCTACAGGTGTCGGTGCAGAGGGAGCATCTGGGCCCGCTGGCGTCAGGCGCCCACAAGCTGGTCCGCTTTGCCTCGCAGGGGGCGCCAGCCGGGCTTGGGGAGCCCCAGCTGGAGCTGCAGACCCTGGACCTTGGGGACTATGG AGCTCAGGGCGACTGTGACCCTGAAGCACCAGTGACCGAGGGCACCCGCTGCTGCCGCCAGGAGATGTATATTGACCTGCAGGGGATGAAGTGGGCCGAGAACTGGGTGCTGGAGCCCCCGGGCTTCCTGGCTTATGAGTGTGTGGGTACCTGCCAGCAGCCTCCGGAGGCCCTGGCCTTCAATTGGCCATTTCTGGGGCCTCGACAGTGCATCGCCTCGGAGACTGCCTCACTGCCCGTGATCGTCAGCatcaaggagggaggcaggaccaGGCCCCTGGTggtcagcctgcccaacatgaggGTGCAGAAGTGCAGCTGTGCCTCGGATGGGGCGCTCGTGCCAAGGAGGCTCCAGCCATAG